From a single Helicovermis profundi genomic region:
- the rbsB gene encoding ribose ABC transporter substrate-binding protein RbsB yields MKKIFSIILVLILMISTLAGCSAKTEEKAVVGDSTTKVGLIVSTLNNPFFVSLKDGAQVKAKELGYDLIVLDSQNDPAKELSNMEDLLTKGVDIILINPTDSDAVGNAIKLANDKKTPVITLDRGANAGEVVTHIASDNVSGGKMAGDYIIKLVGENAKVVELEGIAGTSAARDRGQGFNDAIKGTNIKVVARQVADFDRTKGLSVMENILEAQPKIDAVFAHNDEMALGALKAIEASGRDIKVVGFDATEDAVKSVNDGKMSATVAQQPDEIGSLGVEAASKVINGEKVDKFIPVALKLISSSESAKIEKSYTMGLVLSTLNNPFFVSLKDGALEKANESNVKLIILDSQNDPAKELANIEDLLTQNVDLILINPTDSDAVVNSIKNANNKNVPVITLDRGANAGEIVTHIASDNVAGGMMAGNFIKDLLGSKGNVVELEGIAGTSAARDRGKGFNDAIKETDIKVVARQVADFDRTKGLSVMENILEAQPKIDAVFAHNDEMALGALKAIEASGRDIKVVGFDASEDAVKSVHDGKMSATVAQQPGKIGSLGIESAIKFLNGESLEKYIPVDLKIIK; encoded by the coding sequence ATGAAAAAAATTTTTAGTATTATTCTTGTATTAATTTTAATGATTTCAACTTTAGCGGGGTGTAGTGCTAAAACTGAAGAAAAAGCTGTTGTAGGTGATTCTACTACTAAAGTTGGGCTAATTGTATCTACATTAAATAATCCTTTCTTTGTATCACTTAAAGACGGAGCCCAGGTAAAAGCTAAAGAATTAGGATATGATTTGATTGTTTTAGATTCACAAAATGATCCAGCAAAAGAACTTTCTAATATGGAAGATTTACTTACTAAAGGCGTAGATATTATACTTATAAATCCAACTGATTCAGATGCAGTTGGTAATGCAATTAAACTTGCAAACGACAAAAAAACACCAGTTATCACATTAGATAGAGGAGCAAATGCTGGTGAAGTAGTAACTCATATTGCATCAGATAATGTTAGTGGTGGCAAAATGGCAGGAGATTATATTATTAAACTTGTTGGTGAAAATGCAAAAGTTGTAGAACTTGAAGGAATAGCTGGAACGTCAGCTGCAAGAGACAGAGGACAAGGTTTTAATGATGCAATTAAGGGAACTAATATAAAAGTAGTTGCAAGACAAGTTGCAGATTTTGATAGAACAAAAGGATTATCAGTTATGGAGAATATATTAGAGGCTCAGCCTAAAATTGATGCAGTATTTGCTCATAATGATGAAATGGCACTGGGAGCTCTTAAAGCAATAGAAGCATCAGGAAGAGATATAAAAGTAGTAGGATTTGATGCAACTGAAGATGCTGTAAAATCAGTTAATGATGGTAAAATGTCGGCAACAGTAGCGCAACAGCCAGATGAAATTGGTTCACTAGGAGTTGAAGCTGCTAGTAAAGTAATTAATGGTGAGAAAGTTGATAAATTTATTCCTGTAGCACTAAAATTAATAAGTTCATCAGAATCAGCTAAAATCGAGAAATCATATACAATGGGATTAGTACTTTCAACATTAAATAATCCATTTTTCGTATCATTAAAAGATGGAGCTCTTGAAAAAGCAAATGAATCTAATGTTAAATTAATTATTTTGGATTCGCAAAATGATCCGGCAAAAGAACTTGCAAATATTGAAGATTTATTAACTCAAAATGTAGACTTAATTTTAATAAATCCAACTGATTCAGATGCAGTTGTAAATTCAATAAAAAATGCTAATAATAAAAATGTTCCAGTTATTACACTAGATAGAGGAGCAAATGCTGGTGAAATAGTAACTCATATTGCATCAGATAATGTTGCAGGTGGAATGATGGCGGGTAATTTTATTAAAGATCTTTTAGGTTCAAAAGGAAATGTTGTAGAACTTGAAGGGATAGCAGGAACATCAGCTGCAAGAGATAGAGGAAAAGGATTTAATGATGCAATTAAGGAAACTGATATAAAAGTAGTTGCAAGACAAGTGGCTGATTTTGATAGAACAAAAGGATTATCAGTTATGGAAAATATATTAGAGGCTCAGCCTAAAATTGACGCAGTATTTGCTCATAATGATGAAATGGCACTTGGAGCTCTTAAAGCAATAGAAGCATCAGGAAGAGATATAAAAGTAGTAGGATTTGATGCAAGTGAAGATGCTGTAAAATCAGTACATGACGGTAAAATGTCTGCTACAGTAGCTCAGCAGCCTGGGAAAATTGGTTCACTCGGAATTGAATCTGCCATTAAATTTTTAAATGGTGAATCTTTAGAAAAATATATTCCAGTTGATTTGAAGATAATTAAATAA
- a CDS encoding GNAT family N-acetyltransferase — MIVKTERLKLIACNYDMILEIINSDIGSDKLFNYNISQLELKKIKKIAPVFKGLLKEKKDKYYWYMWIIVNIELNTIIGDAGFKGKPNNEGLIDIGYSIDEKYRKNGFATECANGLVKWAFTKKKVKGITAACKENNTNSINVLLKLNMKKILHENGFMYWKLKNS, encoded by the coding sequence ATGATAGTAAAAACAGAAAGATTAAAATTAATTGCATGTAATTATGATATGATTCTTGAAATAATAAATTCTGATATTGGAAGTGACAAACTTTTTAATTATAATATTAGTCAATTAGAATTAAAAAAAATAAAAAAAATTGCTCCAGTTTTTAAAGGTTTATTAAAAGAAAAAAAAGATAAATATTATTGGTATATGTGGATTATAGTTAATATTGAACTTAACACAATTATTGGAGATGCGGGATTTAAAGGTAAACCCAATAATGAAGGTTTAATTGATATAGGATATAGTATAGATGAAAAATATAGAAAAAATGGATTTGCAACAGAGTGTGCAAATGGATTAGTTAAATGGGCATTTACAAAAAAAAAAGTAAAAGGAATTACAGCTGCTTGTAAAGAAAATAATACTAATTCTATAAATGTATTATTAAAATTAAATATGAAAAAAATATTACATGAGAATGGATTTATGTATTGGAAATTGAAAAACAGCTAA
- the mog gene encoding molybdopterin adenylyltransferase: MITVGIITASDKGYAGKRIDKSGELIKDIMVKNKYKVVKKIILPDERELISKELINMVDSENINLILTTGGTGFSMRDITPEATKDVIDREVPGIPEAMRAYSMKITPKAMLSRSVAGIRKQSLIINLPGSPKAVKENLEFILPALKHGLEILLGLDSECALPIKK, encoded by the coding sequence ATGATTACAGTTGGTATTATAACGGCAAGTGACAAGGGATACGCTGGTAAAAGAATTGATAAAAGTGGCGAACTAATAAAAGATATTATGGTTAAAAATAAATATAAGGTTGTAAAAAAAATAATTCTACCTGATGAGAGAGAACTTATTTCTAAAGAGCTTATAAATATGGTAGATAGTGAAAATATTAATCTTATTTTAACAACCGGTGGTACAGGCTTTTCAATGAGAGATATTACACCTGAAGCGACAAAAGATGTAATAGATAGAGAAGTTCCTGGAATACCAGAAGCTATGAGAGCTTATAGTATGAAAATAACTCCGAAAGCAATGCTTTCTCGCTCTGTAGCTGGAATTAGAAAGCAATCTTTAATAATAAATTTACCAGGCAGCCCTAAAGCTGTAAAAGAAAATTTAGAATTTATTCTTCCTGCTCTTAAACATGGCCTAGAAATTCTACTTGGACTTGATAGCGAATGTGCTCTTCCAATTAAAAAATAG